A window of Sulfuricurvum sp. genomic DNA:
TGATGTTGTAGCATTGAATAAGTCGTTAAACAAATTGACGATTAAGGTTTTTAAAACTGAGATGGATTTAATGACAGTTGGATTTTCGAAAGTAAAATTCAAAAAAACAAACTGATTTATTTAAAATAAAATAATTGTTTGGAGTTCTAATAACGCACTTCTGAAGAGAATTTTTACTATATTCTAAACTCAGAAAAACAAATCTTAATCAGCAAATAGCTGTTTAAAGCCCTATCTAATATAGAAGCGATATAATCTATCTTTTTACATTTCGATAGTATTTATGGAGTTTTTTTGAGCAAAAATGATAATTACTGCTTGTCATTTACAATGGGAGGATTATTTCATTCGGAATCCATAAAGATACTAGAATTATTTAATATTTTCCATAATTGGAATGAAGTTTCTCAAAGAGCACTTGAATCCAACATATTGCAGAGCAGAACCGTTAGCACTTCTAAGAGAGCATTGAGAGAAATTATTGCACGTCTCAAAACACTTACTATGGATGAGTTAGATCTACTTTCAAATGGCTCAGTTCATGATCAAAAATATCTTTTATGGCTAAGTACGTGCAGAAGATATGTGTTTATACATGATTTTGCAGTTGAAGTGATTCGTGAACGTTATTTGACGCTAAAGCATGATCTTCCGAATGAAGAATTTGATACTTTTTATAATTCAAAAGAGCAGTGGTATGAAGAGTTGGAAAAAATAGCAGAATCAACGAAAAGTAAATTACGTAATGTCTTATTTAAGATTCTCAGAGAAGCAGAGATCATCGATGCAAATAAACTCATTTTACCTGCTATGTTGACAAATGACTTGATAGGCTGTATCGCCAAACACAACATTAATGATTTATTGATTTTTCCAATTTCTGATATCGACTTACAAAAGGCAGATAGATGAGTGATATTCAATACAAGTCTATTGGTGATAGATATGAACATCTGTTAAGTGTAATGAGTAGTGAACGATTCAAAAAAAAAGAGGGACTAGGTAATGAAGTACCATTTTTTATTTGTCCATTCAAGACAAAAGAGACGGTAGAGATTGAAAAGCTTCAGCGTCAATTGGCAAATAAATTGACACAGTCTGGTGTACCAGTTTTGGAAATAAATCTTTATGATTTAGCTATAGAGATTTTAAAAGAAAATGACGATTGGGATTATTATTTAGAACAAGAAGTAGAGATGACTAAAGACCGATTCAAAGAAGAATTACAGTCGATCTTAGACATAGAAACTGTTTTTACACCTGAAATAGCTAAAAAAATGAAAAATGCTACATTTGATATTATGTTTATTACAGGTGTTGGTGAAGTCTTTCCATACATAAGATCACACAATATTTTAAACAATTTACAAAAAATTGCAAAAGACAAGCCAACTGTGATGTTTTTTCCAGGCGACTATAGACACTCTTTGGAAACAGGTGCATCGTTGGAACTGTTTGAAAAGCTTAGAGATGACAAATATTATAGAGCATTTAATATATTCCACTATGAAGTATGAAAGAGGATAGCATGAAATTAGCCACTATATTTAAGCAACCTGTAGATAGACCAATCGAAGGCGTAATTAAAGCCGATGACGATGCTAGTTTAGCACTAGAGGTTCGGGAGTACGTTTTAACCAATGAAGTGGAAAAAAGACTTGAGAAATTTTTGGATGCCTACAATCACTACGAAGGAGCGAATGGCGTTTGGATTTCTGGATTTTTCGGTTCTGGTAAATCTCACTTGCTTAAAATGGTGGCGCTTCTTTTAGAAAATAGAGTACTTGATGATAAATCTGTCTTAGACTCATTTCTTGAAAAATGTGGTGATAATGAGATCCTTAGAGGAGATATTAAGAAAGCTGTATCGGTACCATCTCAAAGTATCCTTTTTAATATTGACCAAAAAGCTGATGTTATTAGTAAAACAGAGATCGATGCTCTTCTCTCTGTATTTGTAAAAGTATTTGACGAAGCATGTGGATATTATGGTAAACAGCCATATATTGCACAATTTGAAAGAGATTTAGATACTGATGGCTTGCTGGATGAGTTTAAAGCTGAATTTGAACAGCTTGCATCAAACGATTGGGCTTGGGGACGGATGCGTGCTAAAAGAGTTGCATCTTATGTTGACGAGGCATACAATAAAGTTTCATCTCAAAAAGTCACCGATATTTTGGATAAGTATCGAAGCGACTACAGTTTGTCTATTGAAGATTTTGCTGAACATGTCGCTGGCTATATAGATTCAAAAGGGAAAGATTTCAGATTGAATTTTTTTGTTGATGAGGTTGGTCAATATATTGCAGAGAATACCAAGCTTATGACGAATTTACAAACTGTGGCAGAGTCACTAGCAACTAAATGTCGTGGTCAGGCTTGGGTTATTGTGACTGCCCAAGAAGACATGAACAGTGTCATCGGTGAAATGAATCAGAAAATGGGAAATGACTTTAGTAAAATTCAAGCCCGTTTTTTAAATCGGATGAAGCTTACGAGTGCTGATGTGGCTGAAGTTATTCAAAAAAGGCTACTGCTTAAAAATGATGAAGGGATTGATGTTCTCAGTAAGGTTTATCACGAACAAGTCAATAATTTTAAAACAATGTTTGATTTTACGGATGGATCACAGCAATATAAAAATTTTCAAGATAGAGATCATTTCATTCATAGCTATCCTTTTATCCCCTATCAATTTGTTCTATTTCAATCAGCTATTCAGGATCTTTCCAAGCATGGTGCTTTTGAAGGTGAACATACTGCAGTGGGCGAACGCTCCATGTTGGGTGTTTTTAGAGAAGTAGCAATTCAAATCAGCAACCATAACATCGGACAGCTTGCTACTTTTGACTTAATGTTTGAAGGTATTCGTACTGCGTTGAAATCACAAATACAGCGAGCTATCACTGTTGCAGAGAAGCATCTTGATAATAAATTTGCGATAAGACTGCTCAAGGCATTGTTTTTGGTTAAATATGTCAAAGAGTTTAAACCTACAATGCGAAATCTCTCTGTGCTGATGTTAGAAGATTTTAATCAGGATCAAGCTGCGCTTCGTAGAAACATAGAAGAGGCACTAAACTTACTTGAGCAACAAACATATATACAACGAAACGGTGATCTTTATGAGTTTCTCACTGATGAAGAGAAAGATGTTGAACAAGAAATTAAAAATACTGACGTAGAAGCATCTGATGTAGCTGAAGAACTTCAAAAAATTATCTTTGACCAGATCATAAAAAATAGAAAAATACGTTTTAGCGAAAACTCGCAAGATTATGTATATGCACGAAAGTTGGATGATAAATTGCAAGGAAGAGACTATGATCTTTCGATCCATGTCATTACACCATTAAATGAAAATGCAGCGAATGAGTCCATTCTTCGTATGCATAATATGGGTAAAGATGAACTGCTTGTGATTATGCCTGAAGACGATAGATTGGTTCGTGATATTTTGATGTATAAGCGAACAGAAAAATACATTCGTCAAAATATATCCGTAACACAGCAAGAAGCCATCAAAAGAATTCTTACTGATAAGGGTTACCAAAACAGAGAACGACATGCTGATTTGCAAAATAATATTAAAGCAGCACTTTCTAAAGCAAAACTATATGTGGGTGAAAACGAGCAGGATATTAGCAGTGAAGATCCGCAGATTCGTATCAATAAAGCATTTCAAGTTTTGATACTAAGAGCTTACCCAAATCTTGTAATGCTAAGAGGAATTGAATACACTGAGAAGGATGTCTCTCAGTGTCTAAAACGTTCAAAAGATGGTCTTTTTAGTAATGACGCTACTTCGTTAGCTGATTCAGAACAGGAGATCCTTGCATTTATTCAGAGCAACAAACGTGGTGGCGTCCGAAGCACTATCAAAAGTGTTGTGGAAAGATTTGAATCAAAGCCTTATGGATGGTATTTTGCTGCAATAGCTTGTAATATAGCTCACCTGATAGGTAGAGGTAAAATAGAACTAAAAGATGACAGTAATACTCTTGAAGACAAAGCATTGGAAAAAGCACTACTAAACACGAGCATGCATCCTAATATTGTCATAGAGCCACAGCTTGATTTTACTCAAGCTCAAGTAAGAAACCTAAAAGAAATTTATGGAGAGGTTTTTGATGCACCTCCTCGTAATGGAGAAGCAAAAGAGCTAGCCATTGAAACATCACAAAGCTTTAAAGATAAGTTATCAGAGCTGGAAAAAATGGTAGTTCAAAAATCACAATTTCCATTTTTAGTTACGCTAAATGAAGTTATTTTAATGCTGCATGACATTGCGAATAAGCCTTACACGTGGTACTTAAGCGAGTTAACAAACTATGAAGACAAGCTTTTTAGTTATAAAACTAAAATAATCGCTCCTATTATTTCATTTATGAGTAATGGTTCGCTCAAAACTATCTATCAAGAGGCTGTACAATTTCTTGATAAGCAAAAAGCTAATTTTGCTTACATCGATGATAGTGAAGTGAAATTGATAGCTGATATTTTAGTAGATACTGAATGCTATAAAGATAACAAGCTAAATACTGCGAAAACATTAATGGGAATATTGACGCAAAAAATTCAAGACGCATTGCAAAAAGAGCTTACTAGCGTAACATCGGCTGTTAATATATTCAAAAATCGACTCGAATCTTCTGAGGATTTTACGAAACTTACGGGAGATCAACAAGCTGCTTATTTGCAAAAATTCGATGATTTTATAAATAGTATGAGTTCTCAAACACTTATAGCGGTGATTAGCGATAATCTACGACGTTTTGAAGATCGTGAGTATCAGAGTATGCTTATAGAGATATCCTCACTTGTTACACCAAAACCTACGCAGACTGTAGTAGGCGAACTTACAAGTACAACAATATCAACTACAGAGCCAAAAATTGAATATGTTAAAAGTAGAGAACTGAATCTAAATTTTAATAAGCCTTGGCTTGCAAATGAAGATGATGTGGACAGTTATTTGGAAAAAATGAGAATAGCACTGCTTAGAGAAATCAGAGATGGAAAAAGGATTCAAATATGATCACAAAATTAAAACTTACAAATTTTACTGTCTTTGATGAACTTAATATAGATTTTTCTCCTAAAATTAATATTATTATAGGTGAAAATGGCACAGGTAAAACGCAGCTGTTGAAAGCTGGATATGCTTTATCTACTAACAATAAAATATCTGACAGTGATATTGAAACTAGCTTGACATCTAGACTGCTTAAATTGTATATGCCAATGGATGACAAAATTGGTAAAATGAAAAAATATGGAACGGATGAAATTGCAAAAATGAAAATTACTTTTGATAGTGAAAAAAGTTTTGAATGTAGTTTTAATCACAACTCCAGAAACATTGCTGTTCAAGAAAATAATGACTATTTTGCATACATAAGTCAATCAACTTATATTCCTACAAAAGAAGTTCTTTCCTTTATGAAGGGCTTTACGAGTCTTTATGAAAACTACAAGTTATCATTTGATCAAACATACTTTGATATTTGTTCTCTTTTGGATTTACCTGAGATACATGAAGATAAATTACATGTAAAATCTAGATGGGCTATGAATGAGATTGAAGTTATATGCGGTGGTAAATTCAAGTTTTATGGTGGAGGTAAAGTTACATTTATTGTTGGTGATGATGAGTATTCAGCAAACTCCATGGCTGAAGGCTTTAGAAAAGCTGGAATGATTTCAAGACTTTTGGAGACTGGAGCTATCGCACCAGGAATCACTGGAACACTTTTTTGGGATGAACCAGAAACGAATATGAACCCAAAATTAATGAGATTATTTGTTGAAATACTTTTAGAGCTTTCAAGAAATGGTCAGCAAATAGTCATAGCAACTCATGATTATGTATTTTTAAAATGGTTTGATTTACTAAAAAATGAAGCAAAAGATGATCATATTAGATTCCATGTTTTGTACAAAGACAATCTTGATTCAGTAATTAAACTACAAAGCACAGACAGTTATATTCAAATAGAACCGAATGCCATTTCAGATACATTTAACGATATTACAAAAGAACAAGTAAAATTGAAAATGGCTGGATTAGGTCAATGATATTGGAAGAAAATGACTTAAGATTTGATTTTACTAATGCAATAGATGCTTTTGTTTTTGATCAAATGAACCCTTCATTGCCAAATTATCATGGGGTAAATAATATGTCTCGTGTAGACTTTATTGTTGAATTAGATAATGCTATTTTGTTTGTTGAAGTTAAAGATCCAGATCACCCAGACTCTACGCTAGAGATTTTAGAAAGATTTCTTACAAAACTGGAAAATGGTAAATTAGGTAATATTTTTGCATCGAAATTTATAGATACTTTTTTATATCGATGGGCAGAAGATAAATTAATAAAACCTGTATATTATTTAAGTCTTGTTACTTTGGATAATGCACAAGTTATCCAACTATCTGACGAAATTGTTAGAAAACTACCTCCATTAGGTGTAGCTGCACCTCGTTGGAAAAAACAACTTTTTGAAAACTGTCAGGTCTTCAATATTAATACTTGGAATGAAAATTTTCCAAATTGGCAAGTAACTAGAATAAGTCAACAACATGAAGCAGGAACCGACTAAATGGAGACAACCAAACTAAAACGATTCGCACAACATGCCAGAATTACACTGATTGATACGGTTAAAACCAAACTTGAGCTTGTATTGCATGAAAGCAGTAATGCCAGACGAGAGCATCCACAAGCGATTGAAAAACTTCAACAAGAGATAGTGAAGAGTTCAAAAGATCAAGTGATTGATAAAGTAGCCTATATCTGGTTTAATCGTTTTATCG
This region includes:
- a CDS encoding DUF1819 family protein, coding for MSKNDNYCLSFTMGGLFHSESIKILELFNIFHNWNEVSQRALESNILQSRTVSTSKRALREIIARLKTLTMDELDLLSNGSVHDQKYLLWLSTCRRYVFIHDFAVEVIRERYLTLKHDLPNEEFDTFYNSKEQWYEELEKIAESTKSKLRNVLFKILREAEIIDANKLILPAMLTNDLIGCIAKHNINDLLIFPISDIDLQKADR
- a CDS encoding DUF1788 domain-containing protein: MSDIQYKSIGDRYEHLLSVMSSERFKKKEGLGNEVPFFICPFKTKETVEIEKLQRQLANKLTQSGVPVLEINLYDLAIEILKENDDWDYYLEQEVEMTKDRFKEELQSILDIETVFTPEIAKKMKNATFDIMFITGVGEVFPYIRSHNILNNLQKIAKDKPTVMFFPGDYRHSLETGASLELFEKLRDDKYYRAFNIFHYEV
- the brxC gene encoding BREX system P-loop protein BrxC, coding for MKLATIFKQPVDRPIEGVIKADDDASLALEVREYVLTNEVEKRLEKFLDAYNHYEGANGVWISGFFGSGKSHLLKMVALLLENRVLDDKSVLDSFLEKCGDNEILRGDIKKAVSVPSQSILFNIDQKADVISKTEIDALLSVFVKVFDEACGYYGKQPYIAQFERDLDTDGLLDEFKAEFEQLASNDWAWGRMRAKRVASYVDEAYNKVSSQKVTDILDKYRSDYSLSIEDFAEHVAGYIDSKGKDFRLNFFVDEVGQYIAENTKLMTNLQTVAESLATKCRGQAWVIVTAQEDMNSVIGEMNQKMGNDFSKIQARFLNRMKLTSADVAEVIQKRLLLKNDEGIDVLSKVYHEQVNNFKTMFDFTDGSQQYKNFQDRDHFIHSYPFIPYQFVLFQSAIQDLSKHGAFEGEHTAVGERSMLGVFREVAIQISNHNIGQLATFDLMFEGIRTALKSQIQRAITVAEKHLDNKFAIRLLKALFLVKYVKEFKPTMRNLSVLMLEDFNQDQAALRRNIEEALNLLEQQTYIQRNGDLYEFLTDEEKDVEQEIKNTDVEASDVAEELQKIIFDQIIKNRKIRFSENSQDYVYARKLDDKLQGRDYDLSIHVITPLNENAANESILRMHNMGKDELLVIMPEDDRLVRDILMYKRTEKYIRQNISVTQQEAIKRILTDKGYQNRERHADLQNNIKAALSKAKLYVGENEQDISSEDPQIRINKAFQVLILRAYPNLVMLRGIEYTEKDVSQCLKRSKDGLFSNDATSLADSEQEILAFIQSNKRGGVRSTIKSVVERFESKPYGWYFAAIACNIAHLIGRGKIELKDDSNTLEDKALEKALLNTSMHPNIVIEPQLDFTQAQVRNLKEIYGEVFDAPPRNGEAKELAIETSQSFKDKLSELEKMVVQKSQFPFLVTLNEVILMLHDIANKPYTWYLSELTNYEDKLFSYKTKIIAPIISFMSNGSLKTIYQEAVQFLDKQKANFAYIDDSEVKLIADILVDTECYKDNKLNTAKTLMGILTQKIQDALQKELTSVTSAVNIFKNRLESSEDFTKLTGDQQAAYLQKFDDFINSMSSQTLIAVISDNLRRFEDREYQSMLIEISSLVTPKPTQTVVGELTSTTISTTEPKIEYVKSRELNLNFNKPWLANEDDVDSYLEKMRIALLREIRDGKRIQI
- a CDS encoding AAA family ATPase, which encodes MITKLKLTNFTVFDELNIDFSPKINIIIGENGTGKTQLLKAGYALSTNNKISDSDIETSLTSRLLKLYMPMDDKIGKMKKYGTDEIAKMKITFDSEKSFECSFNHNSRNIAVQENNDYFAYISQSTYIPTKEVLSFMKGFTSLYENYKLSFDQTYFDICSLLDLPEIHEDKLHVKSRWAMNEIEVICGGKFKFYGGGKVTFIVGDDEYSANSMAEGFRKAGMISRLLETGAIAPGITGTLFWDEPETNMNPKLMRLFVEILLELSRNGQQIVIATHDYVFLKWFDLLKNEAKDDHIRFHVLYKDNLDSVIKLQSTDSYIQIEPNAISDTFNDITKEQVKLKMAGLGQ